A window from Toxoplasma gondii ME49 chromosome IX, whole genome shotgun sequence encodes these proteins:
- a CDS encoding hypothetical protein (encoded by transcript TGME49_305485~Signal peptide predicted by SignalP 2.0 HMM (probability 0.865) with cleavage site probability 0.260 at residue 45), producing the protein MPALSCASLLRTACQWTEQLTIVLSPRRRFLALLSDVLLYTAACSTPTVLHPFHQPRYSTTLECRIRNFAGRKKSNYTNISKYVCTETSVRKCVEIAVAINVSRENRTALHLRKRPATVLQNTRCICSKSFHDWQHFF; encoded by the exons ATGCCAGCTTTGTCTTGTGCCTCCCTGTTGCGGACTGCATGCCAGTG GACTGAGCAGCTTACTATAGTCCTAAGTCCTCGCCGACGATTTCTAGCCCTGCTTTCGGATGTTCTTTTATATACTGCCGCGTGTTCCACTCCAACAGTACTACATCCATTTCACCAACCGAGATACTCTACAACTCTGGAATGCAGAATTCGCAATTTTgcgggaagaaagaaatctAACTACACGAATATCTCTAAGTATGTTTGTACAGAGACTTCAGTCAGGAAGTGCGTGGAAATAGCGGTGGCAATTAATGTGTCTAGAGAGAACCGAACTGCACTCCACCTGCGTAAGAGACCTGCCACTGTTCTCCAAAACACCCGCTGCATCTGCAGCAAATCTTTTCACGATTGGCAGCATTTTTTTTGA